One Equus quagga isolate Etosha38 chromosome 5, UCLA_HA_Equagga_1.0, whole genome shotgun sequence genomic window carries:
- the UCN gene encoding urocortin, with protein MRQAERAALLAALLLLAQLRSGSSQWSPEVTEAGVQDPSLRWIPGVRNQSSGARALLLLLAERFPRRAGPRRWVSGTAGERPRRDDPPLSIDLTFHLLRTLLELARTQSQRERAEQNRIIFDSVGK; from the coding sequence ATGAGGCAGGCGGAACGCGCGGCGCTGCTGGCGGCGCTGCTGCTGTTGGCACAGCTGCGCTCGGGGAGCAGCCAGTGGAGCCCAGAGGTGACGGAGGCCGGGGTCCAGGACCCGAGTCTGCGCTGGATTCCCGGGGTGCGAAACCAGAGCAGCGGGGCCCGCGCGCTCCTCTTGCTGCTGGCGGAGCGTTTCCCGCGCCGCGCGGGGCCCCGCCGATGGGTATCTGGGACCGCGGGCGAGCGGCCGCGACGGGACGACCCTCCGCTGTCCATTGACCTCACCTTCCACCTGCTGAGGACCCTGCTGGAGCTGGCGCGGACGCAGAGCCAGCGGGAGCGCGCAGAGCAGAATCGCATCATATTCGACTCGGTGGGCAAGTGA
- the TRIM54 gene encoding tripartite motif-containing protein 54 isoform X2, with protein MNFTVGFKPLLGDAHSMDNLEKQLICPICLEMFSKPVVILPCQHNLCRKCANDVFQASNPLWQSRGSTTVSSGGRFRCPSCRHEVVLDRHGVYGLQRNLLVENIIDIYKQESSRPLHSKAEQHLMCEEHEDEKINIYCLSCEVPTCSLCKVFGAHKDCEVAPLPTIYKRQKTELSDGIAMLVAGNDRVQAVITQMEEVCQTIEDNSRRQKQLLNQRFEALCSVLEERKGELLQALAKEQEEKLQRVRGLIRQYGDHLEASSKLVESAIQSMEEPQMALYLQAKELINKVGTMSKVELAGRPEPGYESMEQFTVSVEHVAEMLRTIDFQPGASREEEDEEVALDGEEGSAGPEEERPDRPEGTVPK; from the exons ATGAACTTCACAGTGGGTTTCAAGCCGCTGCTAGGGGATGCACACAGCATGGACAACCTGGAGAAGCAGCTCATCTGCCCCATCTGCCTGGAGATGTTCTCCAAACCAGTGGTGATCCTGCCCTGCCAGCACAACCTGTGCCGCAAGTGTGCCAACGACGTCTTCCAG GCCTCGAACCCTCTGTGGCAATCCCGGGGCTCCACCACTGTGTCTTCAGGAGGTCGTTTCCGCTGCCCATCTTGCAGGCATGAAGTTGTCCTGGACCGACATGGTGTCTATGGCCTGCAGCGAAACCTGCTAGTGGAGAACATTATTGACATTTATAAGCAGGAGTCTTCCCG GCCACTACACTCCAAGGCTGAGCAGCACCTCATGTGTGAGGAGCATGAAGATGAGAAGATCAATATCTACTGCCTGAGCTGTGAAGTGCCCACTTGCTCTCTCTGCAAGGTCTTCGGTGCCCACAAGGACTGTGAGGTGGCCCCACTGCCCACCATTTATAAACGCCAGAAG ACTGAGCTCAGTGATGGCATCGCGATGTTGGTGGCGGGCAATGATCGTGTGCAAGCAGTGATCACACAGATGGAGGAAGTGTGCCAGACCATCGAG GACAACAGCAGGAGGCAGAAGCAGCTGCTAAATCAGAGGTTCGAGGCCCTGTGCTCAGTGCTGGAAGAGCGTAAGGGTGAGCTGCTGCAGGCACTGGccaaggagcaggaggagaagctgCAGCGGGTTCGGGGACTCATCCGCCAGTATGGGGACCACCTGGAGGCCTCCTCTAAGCTCGTCGAGTCCGCCATCCAGTCTATGGAGGAGCCACAAATGGCGCTCTACCTGCAg GCCAAGGAGCTGATCAATAA GGTCGGGACGATGTCGAAGGTGGAGCTGGCAGGACGGCCAGAGCCGGGCTATGAAAGCATGGAGCAATTCACCGTGAGCGTGGAGCACGTGGCCGAAATGCTGAGGACCATCGACTTCCAGCCGG GCGCTTCCcgggaggaagaggatgaggaggtgGCATTGGACGGGGAAGAGGGCAGCGCAGGGCCCGAGGAAGAGCGGCCGGATCGGCCGGAAG GCACAGTCCCGAAGTGA
- the TRIM54 gene encoding tripartite motif-containing protein 54 isoform X1 has product MNFTVGFKPLLGDAHSMDNLEKQLICPICLEMFSKPVVILPCQHNLCRKCANDVFQASNPLWQSRGSTTVSSGGRFRCPSCRHEVVLDRHGVYGLQRNLLVENIIDIYKQESSRPLHSKAEQHLMCEEHEDEKINIYCLSCEVPTCSLCKVFGAHKDCEVAPLPTIYKRQKTELSDGIAMLVAGNDRVQAVITQMEEVCQTIEDNSRRQKQLLNQRFEALCSVLEERKGELLQALAKEQEEKLQRVRGLIRQYGDHLEASSKLVESAIQSMEEPQMALYLQQAKELINKVGTMSKVELAGRPEPGYESMEQFTVSVEHVAEMLRTIDFQPGASREEEDEEVALDGEEGSAGPEEERPDRPEGTVPK; this is encoded by the exons ATGAACTTCACAGTGGGTTTCAAGCCGCTGCTAGGGGATGCACACAGCATGGACAACCTGGAGAAGCAGCTCATCTGCCCCATCTGCCTGGAGATGTTCTCCAAACCAGTGGTGATCCTGCCCTGCCAGCACAACCTGTGCCGCAAGTGTGCCAACGACGTCTTCCAG GCCTCGAACCCTCTGTGGCAATCCCGGGGCTCCACCACTGTGTCTTCAGGAGGTCGTTTCCGCTGCCCATCTTGCAGGCATGAAGTTGTCCTGGACCGACATGGTGTCTATGGCCTGCAGCGAAACCTGCTAGTGGAGAACATTATTGACATTTATAAGCAGGAGTCTTCCCG GCCACTACACTCCAAGGCTGAGCAGCACCTCATGTGTGAGGAGCATGAAGATGAGAAGATCAATATCTACTGCCTGAGCTGTGAAGTGCCCACTTGCTCTCTCTGCAAGGTCTTCGGTGCCCACAAGGACTGTGAGGTGGCCCCACTGCCCACCATTTATAAACGCCAGAAG ACTGAGCTCAGTGATGGCATCGCGATGTTGGTGGCGGGCAATGATCGTGTGCAAGCAGTGATCACACAGATGGAGGAAGTGTGCCAGACCATCGAG GACAACAGCAGGAGGCAGAAGCAGCTGCTAAATCAGAGGTTCGAGGCCCTGTGCTCAGTGCTGGAAGAGCGTAAGGGTGAGCTGCTGCAGGCACTGGccaaggagcaggaggagaagctgCAGCGGGTTCGGGGACTCATCCGCCAGTATGGGGACCACCTGGAGGCCTCCTCTAAGCTCGTCGAGTCCGCCATCCAGTCTATGGAGGAGCCACAAATGGCGCTCTACCTGCAg CAGGCCAAGGAGCTGATCAATAA GGTCGGGACGATGTCGAAGGTGGAGCTGGCAGGACGGCCAGAGCCGGGCTATGAAAGCATGGAGCAATTCACCGTGAGCGTGGAGCACGTGGCCGAAATGCTGAGGACCATCGACTTCCAGCCGG GCGCTTCCcgggaggaagaggatgaggaggtgGCATTGGACGGGGAAGAGGGCAGCGCAGGGCCCGAGGAAGAGCGGCCGGATCGGCCGGAAG GCACAGTCCCGAAGTGA